The Elaeis guineensis isolate ETL-2024a chromosome 12, EG11, whole genome shotgun sequence sequence cgtcccgcgtgggcctgggtcgcgcgtcccacacaggcttgggtcgcgcgtcccgcgtgggcctgggcttgggtcgcgcgtcccgcgctggcctgggtcgcgcgtcccgtgcgccgccgcctgcggccgcgccgctgccgtccgccgctggtcgccggcggtcctccgccgtctcgattctcgtgccgacttcaaaagctcgtatctcctccatccgagctccgtttcaggtgatcttggtctcgttggactccgtttttcaccgcgaacctcgctgtgggctcaatgtgggctgaatctcgaggcgtcaaatcctaacaagggCGAGATTTAGCACATGTTAAAGTAGTAATATCAGCCGGTTAAATTGTTGAAAGTGACGAATCTGATATTTCGACGCCTGTCCAAGACGATAACGATGGGTCCACTCGGGCTTAATCAAGTGCATATCTGGATCATCATCCATTTGTTTGTCTTCTGTTTAACTTTTCTGCCATGAGGATGTCCTCCGCGTGAGACATGCAACCAATCAGTAGTCCAAGAACTTTCTGCGTGGAAGACCCGCTTCGATGGTAAGTCTTGAAGACGTGCTTTCGTCCCTTGGGGTTGGTATCAGTTCTCACTGATTATTCCACAGCAAGTCAGTCAAAAGACTCCAGTCAAAAGATTATCCTTGCATAAGGGTTGCTCCTTTGTGTATATAGCAACCTACTTTTGTTACTTCCATGTATCTTTCAGTACAATATAAATGAAGCTTCTCTTTGCtaccccaaaaaaaaaggaaataaaaaaaaagaaaagacttCTGCCTGAAAATAATGTCCTGTGCCGTCCCTTATCTCTCAAAGAAATACTCAGCACTAGCATTACAAACTCACCATATGGGATCGAATTCTTTGAATGAGATTTCTGAATTTCTTAAAACAAGAATGAGATTTCTATTAAGCGAGCATTTGGTTAATGCAAGCTGGACATGAGATAGGTGCCAGATGACAGGTGTTCCAGAAAAACAAAAATCCAACGGAGGAATCATCTAAAAATCAGACACGAAAACACATCTGTATCTTCCATGTCTACGCATATGTTTATTGATATACATATAATGAATAATTATGTTTCTTGCGTCCAAGTATTTGTGACATTAAAAACTTCAAGTTTGAAAGGATGCATGCGATGCAATTATGGGACCAGACCGTGCACCGGAAACGTACATGAGCCGGCAAGACTACTGCTTCTTTCTTTGGTTCTTCCATGATTCACGCTCAATCATTGTGCATGGATGTGCGGCAGAAGTTCTTTCCGCTAGAATGCCAGCTGGCAGGTAATTTCATTCATCTTTCCTCTGTTTATTTTTTAGAGACCCACAACCCTCGCTAAGCCTGACTAAATAGAGACTCCTCCAATCATCAACCGGCCAAGAAATCCTATTATAAAGTCTGCATGCTAGCTCTTAGAAGGTCATCCAAATTAAGCTTCCCCCAAGTTATCTTATTCATTCTTTTCCTCTCAACTTCCTAGTGTACATGGGTTGTCTCTGCAACTCAAAGAGGGCATCTTGGTGGTCCTCTCTCATGCATGCCACTCTTCTACTCTTATGTCATATTTTGATCCCATCTCCCCAATTTCCTGCCATCACCAGCAGTGCAACCTCCTTGGTGGCCAGGAATAACAGCAGAAGCGGGAGTGATCACTTGGCTCTCATttcattcaagtctaatatatatAATGATCCATTTGGGGCTCTGTCCTCCTGGGACAACAAGTCGCTTCATTTCTGCCAGTGGAAAGGTGTCACATGTGGCAGTCGGCACCCTCAGAGGGTCATTGCTCTGGACTTACCCTCTCTTGGCCTAGCTGGCACCATATCACCATCCATAGCCAACCTCACATTCCTCCGCAGACTCAGTCTCCAAGAAAACGAACTCAAAGGATCCATTCCACAAGAGCTTGGCCTTGTGCATCGGCTGCGATATCTCAATCTAAGCCTGAATTCACTGGAAGGACAAATTCCATCCAGTCTTGGAAACTGCAGACAGGTAATTACACTTGACCTACATAAGAACCTTCTCAACGGCATCCCAACATCTTTCACCAACCTCTCCTCTTTGGAATCCCTCCGCTTGGGCAGCAACAGGATTACAGGCGGCATCCCTCCTTGGTTAGGGAACCTGTCCTCTGCCACCATCCTTGATCTTGAAACGAACACCCTGTCAGGAGTCATTCCATCTTCCTTATGCCGTCTACCCTCTCTTATTGTCGTTGCTGTAGCACTAAACCAGTTATCAAGCACGATTCCACCCTGTCTATACAATCTCTCAAGTATCAAGGCTTTGAGTGTGGGACATAATAATCTCAGAGGGACTATCCCATCTCACATAGGCAGCACTCTTCCCCACCTCCGTTGGCTCGACATGGCCTTCAATCAGTTCACCGGACGTATCCCTTCTTCATTATCTAATGCTTCTGGGCTGTATTACATTCAGCTCCAAGTGAACAATCTCCGTGGAGAAATCCCATGCAACCTTGGAAAGTTACAGAACCTGTCAGCCTTGAGACTTTTTGGGAACCAACTAGCAGCCAGGGAGGCCAATGATTGGAGCTTCCTCACTGCGCTAACCAACTGCAGCAAATTGACATCACTACTAATCGGCAACAATAATCTCGCTGGTGTGTTACCCAATTCCATATCCAACCTCTCCACAGATATCCAGGTCCTTATTTTTTCCAATAACCAGATATCTGGAAGCCTTCCTTCAAATATAGGGAACCTGAAAAACCTGATGGTACTTGGCATGGATTCAAACCTTCTCACAGGTAATATTCCTGCCTCTCTTGGAAATCTTAATGCACTGCATGTACTGAATATGCCTCACAACAATTTTCTCGGCCGAATTCCACCTTCACTCGGAAACATTAGTCAATTGAATTGGCTGGATCTGCACGGAAACAAATTGAGTGGAAGCATTCCAACCCAGCTTGGAAACTGCAAGAACTtgcagtttctctctctctctgacaaTCAGCTTACAGGCACTATACCCATAGAGATTCTTAGCCTGCCTTCTCTATCCTTAGGCCTATACTTATCACACAATGCATTACATGGGCTCCTACCTTCCGAAATTGGCAACCTGATAAATGTCAATAACCTCGATATTTCTGAGAATAGATTGTATGGTGAAATCCCAGATAGCATTGGCAAATGCGTGGTCCTTGCAAACCTCGATATGAGTGGTAATGTTTTTGAAGGGATCATCCCGACATCATTGGGCAATCTAAAAGGCCTTCAATTTCTGGACCTCTCAAGCAACAACCTATCGGGGCATGTACCAGGATATCTCCAAATATTTCACTCGCTCCAATTTCTAAATCTCTCTTTCAACAGCTTTGAAGGTGAGGTTCCGTTAGACGGGGTCTTTGCAAATATGAGTGCATTTTCACTCATTGGGAATCCAAAGATCTGCGGTGGCATCCCTGAACTGCACCTACCACCCTGTTCCTCTGCCCAACCAAATGGAACAAAACACAGAGCTGCTATCTCGGCAGTGATCATCACAGTTGCCAGTGGAGTTCTAGGTTTGATTCTGATTCTCTTCTTCATTTTACTTTACTCGACACAAAAATCAAGAAAGAGACATCCATCCATGGCTACCTTGAGAACAGAACTTATTAGAGTCTCCTACGCCGAATTTGTCAAAGCAACTGATGGGTTTTCTTCAGCAAATCTGATTGGTATTGGGAGCTTTGGTTCCGTATATAAAGGGGTCATGGAATGGGATGATGAAAAGATGGTTGCTATAAAGATACTGAACCTTCAGCAGCAGGGGGCTTCAAGGAGTTTCATAGCTGAATGTGAGGCCTTGAGGAGCATCCGTCATCGGAACCTGGTCAAAATCATAACTGCATGCTCTGGTGTTGATTTTAGAGGTAATGATTTCAAAGCATTGGTTCTTGAATTTATGGAGAATGGAAGCCTGGAACAATGGTTGCATCCAAAACTGAATGAGCGATTCTCGATGAGGATTTTGAATTTAGAACAGAGAGTGAGCATAGCCATTGATGTGGCTTCTGCACTGGATTACCTTCATCATCATAGCCCAGTGCCAATCGTTCATTGTGATCTCAAGCCGAGCAACATTCTTCTGGACGATGACATGACTGCCCATGTAAGTGACTTCGGGCTGGCAAAGTTTCTCTCTGAATCTACTAACTCATTCTCCATATCTGCAAGCTTGGTGGCAATTAAAGGATCAGTTGGATATATTGCTCCAGGTGAGACTGCACGCACAATTTTTCTACTTTTCATTTTTCTAGTTTTCTACTAATAGTGAGCAGCTAAAGGCAAACAGAAAGCTAACAGGTACAAAGAAATATAAGCGGCATTGCCGTAGTTTTAACATTATTCATATTTGAATCTAATACAGCATTCTCCATTTGCAAATTATATGTAATTGAaaattgatgtgcaaatcttattTAACTCATGATGGTCCCATTGATATTAAGCTTCTATTGTGTGGACTCCCGGTTCTTGAGTTTGAGTTTGATCATTTTCGAACATCCACTCGTGCGTTAAATAATGTGGCTCATTGATTATATTACAACATATTTCCACCTTATGATGTGAATGTATGCTTCTAATATAATCTTTGGGTGGCACGGAGACATGATCCATTTCTTTGTTTTGTTTTCCTAGCGAAACATTATCTTCAATTGTTAATTATGTTTTTGACATAGTGTTTGTACAAACACATAACCTTGTTTGAAAATGAATCTCAGAGTACGGTTTGGGAAGCGAAATATCAACTCGAGGAGATGTGTACAGCTATGGAATACTTCTCTTGGAGATGTTTACTGGAAAGAGACCcactgatgaaatctttaatgaaAGCCTAGATCTTCATCAATTTGTTGAGACGGCCTTTCCTACTAAAATTATGAACATCATAGATCCGCAATTGATACGAAAGGAAGAGTATGAAATTGTCAATGACGTACGACAAAGCTCTAAACGATACAAGATACTAGAGTGCTTAATTTCAGTGATTAGCGTTGGGCTACAATGTTCCAACAGATCACCCAAAGAACGAATGCATACAGGagatattgtaaaaaaattgacTGCAGCGAGAGAGATAATTGGCAGGGTCTGAAGTCATAAAGAATGGTCCACAAATATTAGTAAGACATTATGAAGGCTGACATAAGCATACATTATATAGCTGCTGTTACTTCCTTAAGCCGCATGTTCCTGCTTTCGTTTGACGGGGTTCTCTTTGGATCCTCTACCATCACGAGGCCAACAAACATCGGGATGAACTGTTCCATGGATTTGTAATGAATGTTATCATAGTTGAACATGTCCTGTTTTTCCTTTGATATATCGGAGAGGGCATTTTGTGATTTGTATGCTTTTGTTGAGCAAGTCTTGTCATAGTTGAACAAGTCCTGTTGTTCTTGGGTACACTTATTTAATTGACTGCTTCGTATTGTTATTAATGATTGTTTTTTGAGAGAAACAAGGATGAAGTAAGTTACTTCCCCGTCATGAGAATTGCATTAGATAATTTAATGTATTACACAAGAAAGAgtatttaaaagaaaagatgggGCACTTTTACGTAAGAGCCAAGCTCACAACACCGTGCATGAAGAAGTCCTATCAAAGCACCTAAAAAACTAGACCCCAAGTAAAAATGCGAACACTCAA is a genomic window containing:
- the LOC105036435 gene encoding receptor kinase-like protein Xa21, which gives rise to MGCLCNSKRASWWSSLMHATLLLLCHILIPSPQFPAITSSATSLVARNNSRSGSDHLALISFKSNIYNDPFGALSSWDNKSLHFCQWKGVTCGSRHPQRVIALDLPSLGLAGTISPSIANLTFLRRLSLQENELKGSIPQELGLVHRLRYLNLSLNSLEGQIPSSLGNCRQVITLDLHKNLLNGIPTSFTNLSSLESLRLGSNRITGGIPPWLGNLSSATILDLETNTLSGVIPSSLCRLPSLIVVAVALNQLSSTIPPCLYNLSSIKALSVGHNNLRGTIPSHIGSTLPHLRWLDMAFNQFTGRIPSSLSNASGLYYIQLQVNNLRGEIPCNLGKLQNLSALRLFGNQLAAREANDWSFLTALTNCSKLTSLLIGNNNLAGVLPNSISNLSTDIQVLIFSNNQISGSLPSNIGNLKNLMVLGMDSNLLTGNIPASLGNLNALHVLNMPHNNFLGRIPPSLGNISQLNWLDLHGNKLSGSIPTQLGNCKNLQFLSLSDNQLTGTIPIEILSLPSLSLGLYLSHNALHGLLPSEIGNLINVNNLDISENRLYGEIPDSIGKCVVLANLDMSGNVFEGIIPTSLGNLKGLQFLDLSSNNLSGHVPGYLQIFHSLQFLNLSFNSFEGEVPLDGVFANMSAFSLIGNPKICGGIPELHLPPCSSAQPNGTKHRAAISAVIITVASGVLGLILILFFILLYSTQKSRKRHPSMATLRTELIRVSYAEFVKATDGFSSANLIGIGSFGSVYKGVMEWDDEKMVAIKILNLQQQGASRSFIAECEALRSIRHRNLVKIITACSGVDFRGNDFKALVLEFMENGSLEQWLHPKLNERFSMRILNLEQRVSIAIDVASALDYLHHHSPVPIVHCDLKPSNILLDDDMTAHVSDFGLAKFLSESTNSFSISASLVAIKGSVGYIAPEYGLGSEISTRGDVYSYGILLLEMFTGKRPTDEIFNESLDLHQFVETAFPTKIMNIIDPQLIRKEEYEIVNDVRQSSKRYKILECLISVISVGLQCSNRSPKERMHTGDIVKKLTAAREIIGRV